In the Ruminococcus sp. OA3 genome, one interval contains:
- a CDS encoding tetratricopeptide repeat protein, with protein sequence MAGYRLCQQKRAKHPYYIENISTGIFSMEELCFYMSNNLYLLDETILNKELGEWIVKELGLAALGQRFLKMLEEQSPVSELVMPIFREIHYLSQAESKELLVQVKSMEEQPLLALAKKKGDALVAYGKYGNAIKVYEKVLAGKPDKALGEQFTGSVWHNLGCAYARMFQLGEASECFEKAYSMMHTKTVLKSYLSCIYLGESREAFLQKGAALGVDSTTLKELETEITVEKPKEGRKQEAFMRAMENREAQDMETYLRTMDEILEEMTEEYHKNTGF encoded by the coding sequence ATGGCGGGATATCGACTATGCCAGCAAAAAAGAGCAAAACATCCGTACTATATTGAAAATATCAGTACAGGCATCTTTTCCATGGAAGAGCTTTGTTTTTATATGAGTAATAATCTGTATTTGCTGGATGAGACGATTTTGAATAAAGAGCTTGGGGAATGGATCGTGAAAGAGCTGGGACTTGCCGCACTGGGGCAGCGTTTTCTTAAAATGCTTGAGGAACAGTCACCGGTCAGTGAACTGGTCATGCCCATATTCAGAGAGATCCATTACCTGTCACAGGCAGAGAGCAAAGAACTGCTTGTTCAGGTGAAAAGTATGGAGGAACAACCGCTGCTGGCGCTCGCCAAAAAAAAGGGCGATGCACTGGTCGCATACGGAAAATACGGGAATGCGATCAAAGTATACGAAAAAGTACTGGCGGGGAAACCTGACAAAGCGCTTGGGGAGCAGTTCACAGGCAGTGTATGGCATAATCTGGGCTGCGCATATGCCAGAATGTTTCAGCTGGGTGAAGCATCGGAATGTTTTGAGAAGGCTTATTCCATGATGCATACGAAAACGGTGCTGAAGAGTTATCTCAGCTGCATTTATCTTGGCGAATCCAGAGAAGCTTTTTTACAGAAAGGGGCCGCGCTCGGTGTGGACAGTACGACTTTGAAAGAGCTTGAGACGGAGATTACCGTGGAAAAGCCGAAAGAAGGGCGGAAGCAGGAAGCTTTCATGAGAGCAATGGAAAACAGGGAGGCACAGGATATGGAAACCTACCTCCGGACAATGGATGAAATACTGGAAGAAATGACGGAGGAATACCATAAAAATACAGGGTTTTAG
- a CDS encoding amino acid ABC transporter substrate-binding protein, with protein MKKKVLCLMLSCAMAVTLLAGCGSKKDAAQESQEPKTEDKADGAAEDAAEEPAGDAGEDKAVSGDKTTFTVGFDAEYPPYGYMDENGEYTGFDLELAQAVCDLEGWELVKTPIAWDSKDMELNSGSIDCIWNGFTMNGRVDDYTWSDPYVDNSQVMVVSESAGIAALSDLSGKIVGVQAASAALTLLQDEEGQKELADTFGQLQEFADYNSAFVELQAGSIDAIAMDIGVAQYQIKSRGEGFMIMDEKLNTEQYAIGFKKGNEELRDKVNADLQKLLADGTFDELAEKYELSDMVCLQAK; from the coding sequence GTGAAAAAGAAAGTGTTATGTTTGATGCTGTCCTGCGCAATGGCTGTGACGCTGCTGGCAGGCTGCGGATCGAAGAAAGATGCGGCACAGGAGAGCCAGGAGCCGAAGACAGAGGATAAGGCGGACGGCGCTGCAGAAGACGCCGCAGAGGAACCTGCCGGGGATGCGGGGGAAGATAAGGCTGTGTCAGGTGACAAAACGACATTTACGGTAGGATTTGATGCTGAATACCCGCCGTATGGATATATGGATGAAAACGGTGAATACACAGGATTTGACCTGGAACTGGCACAGGCTGTCTGTGATCTGGAGGGCTGGGAACTTGTAAAAACACCGATTGCATGGGATTCCAAGGATATGGAACTGAATTCCGGATCCATCGACTGTATCTGGAATGGATTTACCATGAACGGACGTGTAGATGATTATACGTGGTCAGATCCATACGTAGACAACAGTCAGGTTATGGTGGTATCTGAAAGTGCAGGAATTGCAGCACTTTCTGATCTGTCAGGAAAAATTGTCGGAGTACAGGCGGCATCCGCGGCACTGACGCTTCTTCAGGATGAGGAAGGGCAGAAGGAACTGGCAGATACCTTTGGACAGCTTCAGGAATTTGCGGATTATAACAGTGCATTCGTGGAACTGCAGGCAGGTTCCATCGATGCAATCGCAATGGACATTGGAGTAGCTCAGTACCAGATCAAGTCCAGAGGCGAAGGATTCATGATCATGGATGAAAAACTGAATACCGAGCAGTATGCGATCGGATTCAAAAAGGGCAACGAAGAACTGAGAGATAAAGTGAACGCAGATCTTCAGAAACTGCTGGCGGACGGTACTTTTGATGAACTGGCAGAGAAATACGAACTGTCAGACATGGTATGCCTGCAGGCAAAATAG
- a CDS encoding amino acid ABC transporter permease, which produces MEFSMMLQQLAGGMVKSIGIFVLTLLFSLPLGLLICFGRMSRSKVVSTIFKVYISLMRGTPLMLQLLVVYFGPFYLFQMSIGGAYRFIAIIIGFSLNYAAYFAEIYRSGIESMPKGQYEAAKVLGYSKQQTFVKIILPQVIKRILPAVTNEVITLVKDTSLAFALAYMEMFTIAKQIAAANTTFVPFIVAAVFYYVFNLVVAVVMEGLEKKLNYYH; this is translated from the coding sequence ATGGAGTTTTCAATGATGCTGCAACAGTTGGCAGGAGGAATGGTTAAATCCATCGGAATTTTCGTGCTGACGCTGTTGTTTTCGCTGCCGCTGGGGCTTTTGATCTGTTTTGGGAGGATGTCCCGCAGTAAAGTGGTCAGCACAATTTTTAAGGTATATATTTCACTCATGCGCGGAACGCCTCTGATGCTGCAGCTTCTGGTGGTTTATTTCGGACCGTTCTACCTGTTCCAGATGTCAATCGGAGGGGCGTATCGGTTTATCGCGATCATCATCGGATTTTCACTGAACTATGCTGCCTATTTTGCGGAAATTTACCGCTCAGGCATCGAATCCATGCCAAAGGGACAGTATGAGGCGGCAAAGGTGCTTGGATACAGCAAACAGCAGACGTTCGTGAAGATTATTCTTCCGCAGGTGATCAAAAGGATCCTTCCGGCAGTCACCAATGAAGTGATCACGCTGGTTAAGGATACTTCCCTTGCATTTGCACTTGCCTACATGGAGATGTTCACCATTGCCAAACAGATTGCGGCAGCGAACACAACCTTTGTCCCGTTTATCGTGGCGGCAGTTTTCTACTATGTGTTTAATCTGGTGGTAGCAGTTGTGATGGAAGGTCTTGAGAAAAAGCTGAATTATTATCACTAG
- a CDS encoding amino acid ABC transporter ATP-binding protein, protein MNLLEMNHINKKFDNLEVIKDISLSVKEGEILSIIGPSGSGKSTLLRCATMLEEINGGEISYMGEKAAWIGDLGEACHPKKEDMKRIHSYFGLVFQNFNLFPHYSVMKNLTEAPINNQKRNKDEVYQEARELLAKMGLSDKEDAYPCQLSGGQCQRVAIARALALNPKILFFDEPTSALDPELTGEVLKVIRSLADLDITMVIVTHEMAFARDISDRIVFMDKGVIALEGTPAAVFSSEHTRMKEFLGKFNQR, encoded by the coding sequence ATGAACCTGTTGGAAATGAACCATATTAATAAAAAATTTGACAACCTTGAAGTCATCAAAGATATCTCCCTGTCTGTGAAAGAGGGGGAGATCCTTTCGATCATCGGACCTTCCGGTTCCGGAAAATCGACGTTGCTGAGATGTGCGACGATGCTCGAGGAGATCAATGGCGGGGAGATATCCTATATGGGTGAGAAAGCTGCCTGGATAGGGGACCTTGGGGAGGCATGCCACCCGAAGAAAGAGGATATGAAGCGGATTCACTCTTATTTTGGCCTTGTGTTTCAGAACTTTAATCTGTTTCCTCATTATTCTGTGATGAAAAACCTGACAGAAGCTCCGATTAACAACCAGAAACGGAATAAAGACGAGGTATATCAGGAAGCAAGAGAGCTTCTTGCGAAGATGGGACTGTCCGATAAAGAGGATGCGTATCCCTGCCAGCTATCAGGCGGGCAGTGCCAGCGCGTGGCGATCGCGAGGGCACTCGCACTGAACCCCAAAATCCTGTTTTTTGACGAGCCGACTTCTGCGCTTGACCCGGAACTGACTGGTGAGGTGCTCAAAGTCATCCGTTCACTTGCGGATCTCGACATTACGATGGTGATTGTCACGCATGAGATGGCATTTGCCAGAGACATTTCAGACCGTATCGTGTTTATGGATAAAGGAGTGATCGCACTGGAGGGAACTCCTGCTGCCGTTTTTTCATCGGAACACACAAGAATGAAAGAGTTTCTGGGGAAATTCAACCAGAGATAA
- the purC gene encoding phosphoribosylaminoimidazolesuccinocarboxamide synthase, producing MKKLEQLYEGKAKKVFATDVDGIVIVDYKDDATAFNGEKKGTIVGKGVINNRMTNRVFKLMEEEGVPTHLVEELSDRETAVKKVDIVPLEVIVRNVAAGSFSKRMGIEEGKELLCPIIEFSYKDDDLGDPFINDDYALALGLATQEEIDTIKAYTRKINEIMKKYFLNAGMKLIDFKIEFGKLPDGTIILADEVSPDTCRLWDVKTNEKLDKDRFRRDLGNVEEAYNEVFNRLGL from the coding sequence ATGAAAAAGTTAGAACAGTTATACGAAGGAAAAGCGAAGAAGGTTTTTGCAACGGATGTTGATGGGATCGTTATCGTGGACTATAAAGACGATGCTACAGCGTTCAATGGCGAAAAAAAAGGAACAATCGTTGGAAAAGGCGTGATCAATAACCGCATGACGAATCGTGTTTTTAAACTGATGGAGGAGGAAGGCGTTCCGACACATCTGGTTGAAGAATTAAGCGATCGTGAGACGGCAGTGAAGAAAGTTGATATTGTTCCGCTTGAGGTTATCGTGCGCAACGTGGCAGCAGGAAGCTTTTCAAAGAGAATGGGTATTGAAGAAGGCAAGGAACTGCTTTGTCCGATCATTGAATTCAGTTATAAAGATGATGATCTGGGAGACCCTTTCATCAATGATGACTATGCACTCGCACTGGGACTGGCAACACAGGAAGAGATCGATACGATCAAAGCATATACACGTAAGATCAATGAGATCATGAAAAAATATTTCCTGAATGCGGGAATGAAACTGATCGACTTTAAAATTGAATTTGGCAAGCTTCCGGACGGGACAATCATTCTGGCTGATGAGGTATCACCGGATACCTGCCGTCTGTGGGATGTCAAGACCAACGAAAAACTGGATAAAGACCGCTTCCGCAGAGATCTTGGAAATGTGGAAGAAGCATACAACGAAGTATTTAACCGTCTCGGACTTTAA
- the purF gene encoding amidophosphoribosyltransferase gives MHNKIHKQTEVTDKLREECGVFGIYDLNGSDVASSIYYGLFALQHRGQESCGIAVSDTNGPKGKVSSYKGMGLVNEVFLPGSLDNLHGDIGVGHVRYSTAGASTRENAQPLVLNYIKGTLALAHNGNLINALELRKELEYGGAIFQTTIDSEVIAYHIARERVNTATVQEAVGNAMKKMKGAYSLIAMSPRKLIGARDPYGFKPLCIGRRDNAYMITSETCALETLGAEFVRDVEPGEIVTITKDGITSDTSMCLSRDEQARCIFEYIYFSRPDSHIDGVSVYGSRIKAGRFLAMDSPVEADLVVGVPESGNAAALGFSMESGIPYGTAFVKNGYVGRTFIKPKQSSRESSVRVKLNVLKEAVCGKRVVMIDDSIVRGTTSDRIVSMLKEAGATEVHMRVSSPPFLWPCYFGTDVPAREQLIAYNRSIDEIRQIIGADSLAYLGLDRLSGIAEGLPICTGCFNGKYPMEPPREDIRGEYER, from the coding sequence ATGCATAACAAGATACACAAACAGACGGAAGTGACAGATAAGCTCAGGGAAGAATGTGGGGTATTTGGCATCTACGACTTGAATGGCAGCGACGTTGCCTCTTCAATTTATTATGGGTTATTTGCGCTGCAGCACCGCGGCCAGGAGAGCTGCGGGATTGCAGTCAGCGATACAAACGGACCGAAAGGCAAGGTGAGTTCCTATAAGGGAATGGGGCTTGTCAATGAAGTTTTTCTGCCTGGCTCACTGGATAATCTGCATGGCGACATTGGGGTCGGCCATGTGCGTTATTCAACGGCCGGGGCGAGCACGCGCGAAAATGCGCAGCCGCTCGTGCTAAACTACATCAAGGGAACACTTGCTCTCGCACATAATGGAAATCTGATCAATGCGCTGGAGCTGAGAAAAGAGCTGGAATACGGAGGAGCAATCTTTCAGACGACCATAGATTCGGAAGTCATCGCCTACCACATTGCACGGGAACGTGTCAATACAGCAACTGTTCAGGAGGCTGTCGGAAATGCGATGAAAAAAATGAAAGGTGCCTACTCACTGATCGCCATGTCGCCGCGCAAGCTGATAGGGGCCAGGGACCCTTATGGGTTTAAGCCGCTGTGTATCGGCAGGCGCGACAATGCGTATATGATCACTTCTGAGACATGCGCACTTGAGACTCTGGGGGCTGAATTTGTCCGGGATGTAGAACCGGGAGAAATCGTTACAATTACAAAAGACGGAATAACGTCTGATACCAGCATGTGCCTGTCCAGAGATGAACAGGCAAGATGCATTTTTGAGTATATCTATTTTTCAAGGCCTGACAGCCATATTGACGGCGTCAGTGTCTATGGATCACGCATCAAAGCCGGAAGATTTCTGGCAATGGATTCACCGGTGGAAGCTGATCTGGTGGTTGGTGTTCCGGAGTCAGGAAATGCCGCTGCGCTCGGATTTTCCATGGAATCCGGTATTCCATACGGGACTGCGTTTGTAAAGAACGGGTATGTGGGAAGAACCTTCATCAAACCGAAACAGAGCAGCAGGGAGTCCAGTGTCCGGGTGAAGCTGAATGTGCTGAAAGAAGCTGTGTGCGGAAAACGCGTGGTCATGATTGATGATTCGATCGTGCGGGGAACAACAAGTGACCGTATCGTCAGCATGCTGAAAGAAGCGGGGGCGACAGAAGTCCATATGAGAGTCAGTTCGCCGCCATTTTTATGGCCGTGTTATTTTGGGACAGACGTTCCGGCGCGTGAGCAGCTGATCGCCTATAATCGTTCGATTGATGAAATTCGTCAGATCATCGGGGCTGATTCCCTGGCATATCTCGGTCTTGACCGACTGAGCGGGATTGCAGAAGGCCTGCCGATCTGTACGGGGTGTTTTAATGGAAAATATCCGATGGAACCTCCCAGGGAGGATATCCGCGGGGAATACGAGCGCTGA
- the purB gene encoding adenylosuccinate lyase — protein sequence MSTNRYQSPLSERYASKEMQYIFSPDMKFRTWRKLWIALAETEKELGLNITQEQIDELKEYADDINYDVARAREKEVRHDVMSHVYAYGVQCPKAKGIIHLGATSCYVGDNTDIIVMTEGLKLVKKKLVNVIAELAKFANEYKAQPTLAFTHFQPAQPTTVGKRATLWIQEFLLDLEDVDYVLNGMKLLGSKGTTGTQASFLELFDGDHEKIDRIDPMIAEKMGFKDCYPVSGQTYSRKVDTRVVNVLAGIAASAHKFSNDIRLLQHLKEVEEPFEKSQIGSSAMAYKRNPMRSERIASLSRFVMADALNPAITSATQWFERTLDDSANKRLSIPEGFLSVDGILDLCLNVVDGLVVYPKVIEKRLMSELPFMATENIMMDAVKAGGDRQELHERIRELSMEAGKNVKVEGKDNNLLELIAADPAFNLTLEDLQKTMDPSKYTGRAKEQVDSFLIKVVRPILEQNGELLGVKAEINV from the coding sequence ATGAGTACAAACAGATACCAAAGTCCGCTGTCAGAACGATATGCAAGCAAAGAAATGCAGTATATCTTCTCACCGGACATGAAATTCCGTACCTGGAGAAAACTCTGGATTGCTCTGGCTGAGACGGAGAAAGAGCTTGGCCTGAATATTACACAGGAACAGATAGATGAACTGAAGGAATATGCTGACGATATCAATTATGACGTTGCCAGGGCGAGAGAGAAAGAAGTCCGCCATGATGTGATGTCACATGTCTATGCATACGGTGTACAGTGTCCGAAGGCAAAGGGAATCATTCACCTGGGCGCGACTTCCTGTTATGTGGGCGATAATACAGATATTATTGTTATGACAGAGGGACTTAAGCTGGTAAAGAAAAAACTGGTGAATGTGATCGCAGAGCTTGCTAAATTTGCGAATGAGTATAAAGCACAACCGACGCTGGCTTTTACACATTTTCAGCCGGCACAGCCGACGACTGTCGGAAAGCGTGCCACACTCTGGATTCAGGAATTCCTGCTGGATCTGGAAGATGTTGATTACGTGCTTAACGGCATGAAGCTGCTTGGTTCCAAAGGAACGACAGGCACACAGGCAAGTTTCCTGGAGCTGTTTGACGGAGACCATGAAAAAATTGACCGGATCGATCCGATGATTGCTGAGAAAATGGGATTTAAAGACTGTTATCCTGTGTCGGGACAGACGTATTCACGTAAAGTGGACACCAGAGTGGTTAACGTTCTGGCAGGGATTGCGGCGAGTGCACATAAGTTCTCTAATGATATTCGTCTGCTTCAGCATTTAAAAGAAGTGGAAGAGCCGTTTGAAAAGAGCCAGATCGGTTCTTCTGCAATGGCATATAAGAGAAATCCGATGAGAAGTGAACGCATTGCTTCACTCTCCAGATTTGTCATGGCAGATGCGCTCAACCCGGCGATCACATCTGCGACACAGTGGTTTGAGAGAACTCTGGACGATTCGGCCAATAAGCGGCTGAGTATTCCGGAAGGATTCCTTTCTGTAGACGGTATTCTGGACCTCTGCCTGAATGTTGTTGACGGACTCGTTGTATATCCGAAAGTCATCGAAAAGCGTCTGATGTCAGAACTTCCGTTCATGGCCACAGAAAACATCATGATGGATGCAGTGAAAGCCGGTGGTGACCGTCAGGAACTTCATGAGAGAATCCGTGAGCTTTCCATGGAAGCCGGAAAAAACGTGAAGGTCGAGGGAAAAGATAACAATCTGCTGGAACTGATTGCAGCGGATCCTGCATTTAACCTGACATTGGAAGATCTTCAGAAGACGATGGATCCGTCCAAATATACCGGAAGGGCAAAAGAGCAGGTGGACTCGTTCCTCATAAAGGTTGTCAGACCGATATTGGAGCAGAACGGGGAATTGCTGGGCGTAAAAGCGGAGATTAATGTATAA
- a CDS encoding Na+/H+ antiporter NhaC family protein, with protein MEKKTEQGNVWALLPIGVFLLIFLGFGCITGDFYSTPAIVGFLIALLVGFLQNRKVDFQKKIKLITDGIADENIVTMCLIFLVAGAFSKAVDMAGGAESAVHLGLSIMPANVAVVGLFVISCFISVSMGTSMGTIAAMAPIAAGISTKAGIALPICVGAVMCGAMFGDNLSMISDTTIAAVRTQGCEMKDKFRENFLIVLPAAIITAVLFFFVSGRGAAPSFDDLDYNLLKVVPYLVVLIGAIIGFNVFLVLLAGILLSLIVGVATGSIEPAAIFQVLGDGVTSMYDITVISLVVAFIVALVRANGGITFILSKIKRRVRGKRGAELGIALLVLLVDCCTANNTVAIVMTGPIAKEISQEYGISPRRSASLLDIFASVGQGLIPYGAQLLSAAALTKLTPFHILPYMFYPVLMAVSALLFILFRKRETDVKISSN; from the coding sequence ATGGAAAAGAAAACAGAACAGGGAAATGTATGGGCGCTGCTGCCCATTGGAGTTTTTTTGCTGATATTTCTGGGGTTTGGGTGTATTACCGGAGATTTTTACAGTACGCCGGCGATTGTGGGATTTCTGATCGCCCTGCTGGTCGGATTTCTCCAGAACAGGAAGGTGGATTTTCAGAAAAAGATAAAACTGATCACGGACGGAATCGCGGATGAGAATATCGTGACCATGTGCCTGATCTTTCTCGTCGCAGGTGCATTTTCAAAGGCTGTTGATATGGCGGGAGGCGCCGAGAGTGCGGTCCATCTCGGACTGTCCATCATGCCGGCAAATGTGGCAGTCGTCGGTCTGTTTGTGATCAGCTGCTTTATCTCCGTGTCGATGGGAACATCGATGGGGACTATTGCAGCAATGGCGCCCATCGCCGCAGGAATCAGTACAAAGGCCGGTATCGCACTGCCGATCTGTGTGGGTGCAGTCATGTGCGGAGCCATGTTCGGGGATAATCTGTCGATGATCTCCGATACGACGATCGCTGCTGTGCGTACGCAGGGATGTGAGATGAAAGATAAGTTTCGGGAAAACTTCCTGATCGTGCTTCCGGCAGCCATCATCACTGCGGTCCTTTTCTTTTTTGTATCGGGGAGGGGAGCTGCTCCGTCATTTGACGATCTGGATTATAACCTGCTGAAAGTGGTGCCTTATCTTGTGGTTTTGATTGGAGCGATCATTGGATTTAATGTATTTCTGGTACTGCTGGCAGGGATTCTGCTGTCGCTGATCGTCGGTGTAGCAACTGGTTCCATAGAACCTGCAGCGATTTTCCAGGTGCTGGGCGATGGAGTGACTTCCATGTACGATATCACGGTGATCTCTCTCGTCGTCGCGTTTATTGTCGCGCTTGTCAGAGCGAATGGCGGAATCACATTTATACTGTCGAAGATCAAGCGGCGTGTGCGGGGCAAACGCGGTGCTGAACTGGGGATTGCACTGCTGGTGCTGCTGGTAGACTGCTGTACAGCTAACAATACGGTGGCGATTGTCATGACGGGACCCATCGCCAAAGAAATCAGTCAGGAATACGGAATATCACCCAGGAGAAGCGCTTCACTGCTTGACATCTTTGCTTCGGTCGGTCAGGGGTTGATCCCTTATGGGGCACAGCTCCTGTCAGCTGCAGCGCTTACGAAGCTGACACCGTTTCATATACTTCCCTATATGTTTTATCCTGTGCTGATGGCTGTCAGCGCGCTGCTTTTTATTTTATTTCGAAAAAGGGAGACAGATGTAAAAATTTCTTCTAATTAA
- a CDS encoding adenylosuccinate synthase, with protein sequence MVKAVVGANWGDEGKGKITDMLGKEADIIVRFQGGANAGHTIVNDYGKFALHTLPSGVFYDHTTSVIGNGVALNIPTLMEEIKGIVDQGVPMPKIKVSDRVQMVMSYHILFDQYEEERLAGKSFGSTKSGIAPFYSDKYAKIGFQVSELFDEVTLREKVGRICETKNVVLEHLYHKDPIKPEDIFKELMNYKEMIAPYVCDVSAFLWDAIKEGKEILLEGQLGSLKDPDHGIYPMVTSSSTLAAYGAIGAGIPPYEIKKIITVCKAYSSAVGAGAFVSEIFGEEADELRRRGGDGGEYGATTGRPRRMGWFDCVASKYGCRIQGTTDVAFTVLDVLGYLEEIPVCVGYEIDGKVTTDFPTTSKLEKAKPVIEVLPGWKCDIRGIKKYEELPENCRKYIEFVEEKIEFPITMISNGPGRNDIIYR encoded by the coding sequence ATGGTAAAAGCTGTCGTTGGAGCAAACTGGGGTGACGAGGGAAAAGGCAAGATCACCGATATGCTGGGGAAAGAAGCTGACATTATCGTAAGATTCCAGGGCGGAGCCAATGCAGGTCATACGATTGTAAATGATTACGGCAAATTTGCACTGCATACTTTGCCATCCGGAGTATTCTATGACCACACAACGAGTGTCATTGGAAATGGTGTGGCATTAAATATTCCGACATTGATGGAGGAAATCAAGGGGATTGTGGACCAGGGGGTTCCGATGCCTAAAATCAAAGTTTCTGACCGTGTGCAGATGGTGATGTCTTACCATATTCTGTTTGACCAGTACGAAGAAGAACGCCTGGCGGGAAAATCTTTTGGATCCACGAAATCAGGGATTGCACCATTTTACTCAGATAAGTATGCGAAGATCGGATTTCAGGTGAGTGAACTGTTCGACGAAGTAACACTCAGAGAAAAAGTGGGGCGTATCTGTGAGACTAAGAATGTCGTTCTGGAGCATCTGTACCATAAAGATCCGATCAAACCGGAGGATATTTTTAAGGAGCTTATGAACTATAAAGAGATGATCGCGCCGTATGTCTGTGACGTCTCAGCATTTTTATGGGATGCGATCAAAGAAGGAAAAGAGATTTTACTGGAAGGCCAGCTCGGTTCACTGAAAGATCCGGACCACGGCATTTATCCGATGGTGACATCTTCCTCAACACTCGCAGCGTACGGCGCGATTGGTGCAGGTATTCCTCCGTATGAGATTAAAAAGATCATTACCGTCTGCAAGGCATATTCAAGCGCCGTAGGCGCAGGTGCATTTGTCTCCGAGATTTTCGGAGAAGAGGCAGATGAACTCAGAAGACGGGGAGGTGACGGCGGAGAGTACGGCGCTACGACAGGACGTCCGAGGCGTATGGGATGGTTCGACTGTGTTGCATCCAAATATGGCTGCAGAATCCAGGGAACCACCGACGTGGCTTTCACAGTGCTCGATGTTCTTGGCTATCTCGAGGAGATCCCGGTATGTGTCGGTTATGAGATCGACGGAAAAGTAACGACTGATTTCCCGACGACCTCAAAACTGGAGAAGGCAAAACCGGTGATCGAGGTGCTTCCGGGGTGGAAATGCGATATCCGCGGCATCAAAAAGTATGAAGAACTTCCGGAAAACTGCCGGAAATACATTGAATTTGTGGAAGAAAAAATTGAATTTCCGATTACCATGATCTCCAATGGACCGGGAAGAAATGATATCATCTACCGTTAA